In Candidatus Polarisedimenticolaceae bacterium, a genomic segment contains:
- a CDS encoding fused MFS/spermidine synthase — MEQARIQGIANHWSHGAGVRIAAALALSLMVSCGATTPNAPAAGTNKRLDEKWGAVQLERKSKYSTIRVRQLGSVRSLTFAGPDGNEAIQTQVDLVRPYALRLNYGPFMFASYLLRPHQERVLIVGLGGGAMVLFLREYDPSLRVDAVEIDPEVTRIASEYFGVRSDEKVNVVTADGVEFLKSTDQMYDVIYMDTYLTPSDSTDAIGVDSTMRTVTFYQNVQRRLTPGGIIVFNINWHDRISADLASIRSMFPQTYVFEMPFNGGYVVLGSMDSRRIDRTELIARARTAQGVFHPDFSFEQLLRTLR; from the coding sequence ATGGAGCAAGCTCGAATTCAGGGGATTGCAAACCACTGGTCACACGGCGCAGGAGTGCGGATTGCAGCCGCACTTGCTCTAAGTCTCATGGTCTCTTGCGGTGCCACCACACCGAACGCGCCTGCCGCCGGCACCAACAAGCGACTTGATGAAAAGTGGGGGGCTGTCCAACTCGAACGAAAATCAAAGTACTCCACCATCAGAGTTCGACAACTGGGTTCAGTAAGGAGTCTGACGTTCGCGGGTCCCGATGGAAACGAAGCGATCCAAACCCAAGTCGATCTCGTTAGACCTTACGCCCTTAGACTGAACTACGGACCATTCATGTTTGCCAGCTATCTGCTCCGCCCTCATCAAGAACGGGTGCTGATCGTGGGTCTGGGTGGTGGGGCAATGGTCCTTTTCCTACGCGAGTACGATCCTTCCTTGAGAGTGGATGCAGTCGAAATCGATCCGGAAGTAACTCGAATCGCGAGCGAGTATTTCGGAGTTAGGTCCGACGAGAAAGTGAACGTCGTAACAGCCGATGGAGTGGAATTCCTCAAGAGCACGGATCAAATGTACGACGTGATTTACATGGACACGTACCTCACGCCTTCAGATTCCACTGATGCCATAGGTGTTGACTCGACGATGAGAACGGTAACGTTCTACCAGAACGTTCAACGAAGGCTAACGCCCGGTGGGATAATCGTCTTCAACATCAACTGGCATGATCGAATCAGTGCTGACTTGGCTTCGATTCGGTCCATGTTTCCGCAAACATACGTCTTCGAGATGCCGTTCAACGGCGGGTATGTAGTTCTCGGATCGATGGACTCGCGCCGAATTGATCGTACGGAGCTGATAGCTCGTGCCCGAACGGCGCAAGGCGTGTTTCACCCGGATTTCTCATTCGAACAGTTGCTCAGGACCTTGCGATAA
- a CDS encoding phytanoyl-CoA dioxygenase family protein: MLEPAYYTAEVFLGSDRRLVELSSITVFPGAESQPFHPDETNPETSLLSVFVNLAATHRAAGALRVIPHSHLTSSEVVRAHSSFDESRAEVLELPAGSATFMNSKLVHSGGANTSRDRIRAVLYFTFGKPGLRGPAYSILPDVEDLKLSLEAFSPRAGLRRDGWTQESKPRLHEGYKLTRGFPETIHSAKVYLVDEFDEIVRGIELDPPDEWIAVVLRDVSSHGGHWTARNLAEHANVDVGMVLQALGTLGRDGWLSW; the protein is encoded by the coding sequence GTGCTCGAACCCGCGTACTACACAGCGGAGGTGTTTCTTGGAAGCGACCGGCGCCTTGTCGAGCTTAGTTCGATAACAGTCTTCCCCGGCGCTGAGAGCCAACCCTTCCATCCGGACGAAACGAACCCGGAGACTTCGCTGCTCTCTGTCTTCGTCAACTTGGCTGCGACCCACCGAGCTGCCGGAGCATTGCGCGTCATTCCCCACAGCCATCTTACGTCGTCGGAGGTGGTAAGAGCGCACAGTAGCTTTGACGAGAGCCGAGCAGAAGTGCTTGAGCTTCCGGCAGGATCAGCCACCTTCATGAACAGTAAGCTGGTCCACTCTGGCGGCGCGAACACAAGCCGGGACCGAATACGTGCCGTGCTTTACTTCACCTTCGGCAAGCCGGGACTCCGTGGCCCAGCCTATAGCATTCTGCCTGATGTTGAAGATCTGAAACTCAGTCTTGAAGCGTTTTCGCCGCGAGCGGGGCTTCGTCGCGACGGTTGGACTCAGGAGTCGAAGCCCAGACTGCATGAAGGATACAAGCTCACGCGTGGATTCCCCGAAACTATACACTCCGCGAAGGTTTACCTAGTGGACGAGTTCGATGAGATCGTTCGAGGGATTGAATTGGACCCACCAGATGAATGGATAGCAGTAGTCCTCAGAGATGTTTCTTCGCACGGCGGCCATTGGACGGCGCGGAACCTAGCAGAGCACGCCAATGTGGACGTGGGAATGGTGCTCCAAGCCCTGGGCACTCTTGGCCGAGACGGTTGGTTAAGCTGGTGA
- a CDS encoding fused MFS/spermidine synthase — MAGFALMTLELVSSRVVDPIAGSSLFAWTSIIGVTLLGLAFGAYWGGRTIDNDPRIIRIVRASSGAAFLVAAVPLLATAGRPIMGAPLPIELCSTALVFYLFFAPSMLLGMLLPMLLKLAPKHERGLGVAYGSLSMFWSFGSIVGVFGTGFVFISVLGSRGTLYGIATTLLVNSFWFHFASPDRGTRSERVFLWGTMFGTVLIGFSSSLLLQP; from the coding sequence TTGGCGGGCTTTGCCCTAATGACACTTGAATTGGTCTCGTCGCGGGTGGTTGACCCGATCGCAGGGTCGTCGCTATTTGCCTGGACATCCATTATCGGCGTGACCTTACTCGGACTGGCCTTTGGAGCGTATTGGGGCGGTCGCACGATCGACAACGATCCCAGGATCATCAGAATCGTTCGCGCGAGTTCTGGTGCTGCCTTTCTCGTCGCCGCTGTTCCACTGCTGGCAACAGCTGGAAGACCGATCATGGGCGCGCCTTTACCAATCGAACTCTGCTCCACCGCTCTCGTTTTTTACCTGTTCTTCGCGCCCAGTATGTTGCTCGGGATGTTGTTGCCCATGCTGCTGAAGCTTGCTCCAAAGCACGAAAGGGGATTGGGAGTCGCCTATGGTTCCCTCTCAATGTTCTGGTCATTTGGGAGCATCGTGGGAGTGTTCGGCACTGGGTTTGTATTCATCTCAGTCCTTGGCAGTCGCGGAACGCTTTACGGAATAGCCACGACACTGCTTGTCAACTCGTTCTGGTTCCATTTCGCGTCGCCGGATCGTGGCACTCGATCGGAACGCGTGTTCCTGTGGGGTACGATGTTCGGGACTGTACTAATCGGTTTTTCGAGCTCGTTGCTCCTGCAGCC